A region from the Brassica napus cultivar Da-Ae chromosome C8, Da-Ae, whole genome shotgun sequence genome encodes:
- the LOC106414152 gene encoding uncharacterized protein LOC106414152, which yields MLRASVLEWGGKWSEYLPLVEFSYNNSYHASIEMSPYEALYGRPCRTPLCWTEVGEERDMTPELVGETIKQVELLRDRLKTAHDRQKSYADKHRKKLEFAVGDEVYLKMRTSRGNDPNRKLKKLRPRYMGPYVIKERIGAVAYRLVLPPELSDFHDVFHISVLRKVVREPELILPHPPTDAQRNLTLVSKPIKIVEEKEVNNRGRKEKMVLVRWERDGIHEDVWEHESHLKVNYPGIFGNAERDQEEVQNSGTNPFLVGENCNISGPAQKETQVQEAQGEETLDITPPIAYKRRSFPRVQPQERQQAKPCLSRTPPPPPPQAAAAPSPAKPAASRPRSPSRRNRAPSRRFLDSVSCKQLKSEP from the coding sequence ATGTTGAGGGCGAGTGTTTTGGAATGGGGAGGTAAATGGAGCGAATATCTACCATTGGTGGAGTTCTCATATAACAACAGCTACCATGCGAGCATTGAAATGTCCCCGTATGAAGCATTGTATGGGCGACCCTGTAGGACCCCCTTATGTTGGACCGAAGTGGGGGAGGAACGAGATATGACCCCCGAACTAGTTGGAGAAACGATCAAGCAAGTAGAACTCCTCAGAGACAGATTGAAAACAGCACACGATCGCCAGAAGAGTTACGCCGACAAACACCGGAAGAAACTAGAGTTTGCAGTTGGGGATGAGGTGTACTTGAAAATGAGAACCTCTCGAGGGAATGACCCAAACCGAAAGTTGAAAAAGTTGAGACCCAGATACATGGGCCCATACGTGATAAAGGAGAGGATTGGTGCAGTCGCGTATCGGCTGGTCCTACCGCCGGAACTATCAGATTTCCATGACGTGTTTCACATCTCCGTGCTACGGAAGGTTGTAAGGGAGCCTGAGCTGATCTTGCCGCATCCGCCTACGGATGCGCAACGTAACTTGACCTTGGTTAGCAAACCCATAAAGATTGTGGAGGAAAAGGAAGTAAATAACCGGGGACGAAAGGAAAAGATGGTTCTCGTACGTTGGGAGAGGGATGGAATCCACGAGGATGTGTGGGAACATGAGTCGCATTTGAAGGTTAACTACCCCGGGATTTTTGGAAACGCGGAACGGGACCAGGAGGAGGTccagaattcggggacgaatccTTTTctagtgggggagaattgtaacatCTCGGGCCCGGCCCAAAAGGAAACTCAAGTGCAGGAGGCCCAAGGAGAAGAAACCCTAGACATAACCCCTCCCATTGCTTATAAAAGGAGAAGTTTCCCTAGGGTTCAGCCACAAGAGAGACAGCAAGCGAAGCCCTGCCTGAGCAGAACCCCGCCGCCGCCTCCGCCTCAAGCCGCCGCCGCTCCATCTCCGGCGAAGCCAGCCGCCAGCCGCCCGCGAAGCCCTAGCCGCCGCAACCGAGCTCCTAGCCGCCGCTTCCTTGATTCAGTTTCGTGCAAGCAACTGAAATCTGAACCCTAA
- the LOC106414562 gene encoding uncharacterized protein LOC106414562 — protein MPLPAHTYTLTRKQLQGVFFYRLVAQDTRLTPAALLLMGYAKVESLSIAELNDFVITAPSQEIDFICTGRVTEVKMKKGWCYISFSNCAKKLQRTVSSFTCLPCNKTNAVGVLRYRVEEMSVADETSEALFVCFDGVMTKLHNMKAYEAGHLLAGDGVNPEETQTPSFVADMVGKT, from the exons ATGCCACTTCCGGCACACACATATACTTTGACAAGGAAACAACTGCAGGGAGTGTTTTTCTATAG GTTGGTCGCACAAGACACTAGGCTTACACCAGCCGCTCTACTGCTAATGGGATATGCTAAGGTGGAATCCCTGAGCATAGCCGAGCTCAATGATTTTGTCATTACTGCTCCCTCGCAG GAAATTGATTTTATCTGTACCGGAAGAGTGACTGAGGTAAAGATGAAGAAGGGATGGTGCTATATTTCTTTCTCAAACTGTGCCAAGAAACTTCAGCGCACTGTCTCATCTTTCACATGTCTGCCTTGCAACAAAACTAATGCAGTTGGTGTCCTTCG ATACCGTGTGGAGGAGATGTCTGTTGCAGATGAAACCAGTGAAGCTCTGTTTGTCTGTTTCGATGGGGTAATGACGAAACTCCACAACATGAAGGCCTATGAGGCTGGCCATCTTTTG GCTGGTGATGGTGTCAACCCGGAGGAAACTCAGACCCCATCGTTTGTGGCAGACATGGTAGGTAAGACCTAA